A section of the Triticum dicoccoides isolate Atlit2015 ecotype Zavitan chromosome 7A, WEW_v2.0, whole genome shotgun sequence genome encodes:
- the LOC119332506 gene encoding uncharacterized protein LOC119332506, whose translation MGRTNRPALALACLLALLLVQLPRGARAAGDLCGKVKCGMGSCGESGDYMFGFACRCNPGWSRYHLGDVDFPFLPCVMPNCTINYSCQDGSSPPAPAPPPPAAPPLTNLSVYDPCLMQYCGGGTCEKVESSAFAHRCACPDGFRNLLDDDAYPCYRQCSLGSGCSDLGIGILNGSDPSTSPPAPVSFTVQKGGAAGGLAPPAHWLLGLLIVISFFWVQSPNCFVN comes from the exons ATGGGGCGTACCAACAGGCCGGCCCTCGCACTGGCGTGCCTGCTCGCCCTGCTGCTAGTGCAGCTGCCTCGAGGAGCCCGTGCAGCTGGGGATCTGTGCGGCAAGGTGAAGTGCGGCATGGGGAGCTGCGGCGAGTCCGGCGACTACATGTTCGGGTTCGCGTGCCGCTGCAATCCTGGCTGGAGCCGGTACCATCTCGGCGACGTGGACTTCCCCTTCCTCCCCTGCGTCATGCCAAACT GCACCATCAACTACTCGTGCCAGGACGGGTCGTCTCCTCCGGCTCCGGCACCGCCGCCGCCAGCAGCGCCACCGCTGACAAACCTCTCAGTCTACGACC CCTGCTTGATGCAGTACTGCGGGGGCGGCACCTGCGAGAAGGTGGAGTCCTCGGCGTTCGCGCACAGGTGCGCCTGCCCCGACGGCTTCAGGAACCTCCTCGACGACGACGCCTACCCCTGCTACCGCCAGT GTTCTCTGGGATCAGGCTGCTCCGACCTCGGGATCGGCATACTCAACGGCTCCGACCCGAGCACGTCACCGCCAGCACCCGTCTCCTTCACCGTCCAGAAGGGCGGCGCTGCAGGCGGTTTAGCACCACCGGCGCACTGGCTGCTGGGGCTCCTGATAGTGATTTCCTTCTTCTGGGTCCAGAGTCCAAACTGTTTTGTGAATTAG